AACCCTAGATGGCCGAGTACCTCAAGCCATCCTTTCCAGTCGCTGCGTTGATTGAGGGACTTAAGTGTTTCACGGTCTAATCGCGATCTGTACCAGGTGATTTTTCGTTTATTTTCGTCGTTATACATGGGGTACATTTCCTCTGGGTTTGCTAGTGCTTGTACCGTACGTATAGGGTCATTTAATTTTTCAGCTTTCTGTCGGTTCTGTAGGATAAATCACCATTGGGGAGTCGCACCTACAATGAGATGTCGGGATTCGGAGATCCCTCCTACAGGAGAATTAAATGACCCTAGAATGCTGCTAGGGCTATTCAGTTTTCGGTTTTTTAACCATTTTGCTTGAGAAGTTGCAACCGGGAGATCGCGCCTACCGTGGGCTATAAATGACCCTATGCCAGCCCATCTTGACAACTAATCATCTATTTGCTATAATTGCATCAATCATGTAATTGGTGTAATTAGGAGAGTGTCATGGAATGGGCTCAAACCATTGCTATTATCAGTGCTGTTTTTGTTGCTACAGGGTTAGTCATTGCTTCAATCAATATAGGGTTATCTGGTGTCAATAAAAGAGTTGATGAGGCGGTCAAGCGAATTGATGACGTTCACAAGCGTGTTGATGATATTGTATTACAACTCTCTGAAATAAGACAGGCTTTGTGGGGGATTGTTTCAACAAAAGGAACTGATGACTAAGACAGGACTTACGCAGTTGAACGGTCAAAGCCCTGTAGTTCGGCGATGAATCGCCGCCCCGATTAACTTTCACGTTCGTTGAGAGATTCGCGATCACATTCTTCAAGAATTTGTCAATCAAACCGTTTTACCATAGCGAGCTTGGAGCCTTGACGAAATAGGAATGCTCCGCTGTTTGAGAAATGTTGCCGAATACGCTCCTCGATCTGAATTGATTGACCGATGTAACTTCGGTTTGTGCGTTTATGGAATACGCGATATATTCCAATAGTATCTGTCCCTTTCTTCCTCCTTATGGAATTGGGAGGAGGTATAATTGTGTAGTCTGTGTGGCGTCTTAGGGGGCTCATTGGTTACTCCGTTTGTAAAAGCCTAAATCTACATAGTTCCAAAGCGAATTTACTAAAACGCCGCCTTGAACAGATCGCTCATATCCACTTCGGAGCAAGGACGTGGATTGAATTTATGGCAGTGGTCGAGCATAGCGTCCTTGGCGATTTTCGGAATGCGCTCCCATTTCAACCCTG
The sequence above is drawn from the Candidatus Poribacteria bacterium genome and encodes:
- a CDS encoding GIY-YIG nuclease family protein, giving the protein MSPLRRHTDYTIIPPPNSIRRKKGTDTIGIYRVFHKRTNRSYIGQSIQIEERIRQHFSNSGAFLFRQGSKLAMVKRFD